The following coding sequences are from one Gemmatimonadales bacterium window:
- a CDS encoding carboxypeptidase regulatory-like domain-containing protein — MNNNRRWCGLLLVGAALLTSDLAAQAVRVRATEEGRAVAGALISVRDGEATIARALTDEGGRALLPLPRSGRFELRADRIGYAGVTGIGFEVSGTDTASVAVAMPSDRVLLPEISVAGGSSVCRLDREGSSQLMTLWAEVSKVLQRTEVTRTSLEPLLELTRFERDLNPELQIRAERSTRQQTRAARPFVSVEPAQLIKEGFVTKQDATTWFHGPDAPLLLSNEFMETHCFRAVPSRTPGDGLIGLGFEPTRGRRVPEITGVLWLHRESAELRLLEFQFVNFSGRTGHEGGRIEFARLPGGGWIVSDWVIRMPILVERRGNTAFAGSDPVVGFRETGGTAQLLDLAPTNRALVTGVVFDSILGAPLRGVEVSLGGSAYRATTDSAGVYQIETTTQGSFLITTSHPRFASLGIEPKGAASLTRGRTATANIATPSAATLLRSCAATTIDSTSKTMLTGVVRDSAGAGVPGTRLDLSWGANAARRLIVRTDGEGRYRVCGLPADGDIWLRGPAPQMATPHWISLREGSVAAHDVILRHPADDAEGRPVQVVVQADNAPVAEALVRLHPLGDTVRTDREGRATLGQVLPGRYLVDVRALGYQIATAPVEVDGSRGADVSVGLERVAQHLAGVEARAAAPSVRTSVRMAELEMRRRSGSGRFIMREELARRPESRLTDVLRRLPGVRFVLLPLPCTGYAPASMRRGIGELPVPCQINDPPTAAHVKACLMSIYVDGMPFWRRGDGDLPNLDDFHLQTVEAVEVYAGSAAVPAEFSGVGSECGVIAIWVR, encoded by the coding sequence ATGAACAACAATCGACGGTGGTGCGGTCTGCTGCTGGTTGGCGCCGCGCTCCTGACCTCGGATCTTGCTGCGCAGGCGGTGCGGGTTCGGGCGACCGAAGAAGGCCGTGCTGTTGCGGGCGCCCTGATTTCGGTCCGGGATGGCGAGGCCACCATCGCCCGTGCTCTGACGGACGAGGGCGGGCGGGCGCTCTTGCCGCTGCCTCGCTCGGGTCGCTTCGAGTTGCGCGCCGACCGGATCGGCTATGCCGGCGTTACCGGCATCGGCTTCGAGGTGAGCGGCACCGATACGGCCTCGGTGGCGGTGGCCATGCCGAGCGACCGGGTTCTCCTCCCTGAGATATCCGTTGCGGGCGGTTCCTCGGTCTGTCGGCTCGATCGCGAGGGGAGTTCGCAGCTGATGACCCTCTGGGCCGAGGTCAGCAAGGTGCTTCAGCGCACCGAGGTGACCCGCACCTCGCTCGAACCCCTGCTCGAGCTCACCCGCTTCGAGCGCGACCTGAATCCCGAGCTCCAGATTCGCGCCGAGCGATCGACCAGGCAGCAAACCCGGGCGGCCCGGCCGTTTGTGTCAGTCGAGCCGGCGCAGCTCATCAAAGAGGGCTTCGTCACGAAGCAGGATGCGACGACTTGGTTCCACGGGCCGGACGCGCCGCTGCTCCTTTCCAACGAGTTCATGGAGACGCACTGCTTCCGCGCGGTGCCAAGTCGAACCCCGGGCGACGGGCTGATCGGTCTCGGATTCGAGCCGACCCGCGGCCGTCGGGTGCCGGAGATCACCGGGGTCCTCTGGCTGCATCGCGAAAGCGCTGAGCTGCGGTTGCTCGAGTTTCAGTTCGTCAACTTCAGCGGACGGACCGGACACGAGGGCGGGCGGATCGAGTTTGCGCGGCTGCCGGGCGGCGGCTGGATCGTGAGTGACTGGGTCATCCGCATGCCGATTCTGGTCGAGCGACGGGGGAATACGGCCTTCGCAGGCAGCGATCCTGTGGTCGGCTTTCGGGAAACCGGGGGCACGGCGCAACTGCTCGACCTCGCACCGACCAACCGGGCCCTTGTGACCGGCGTCGTCTTCGACTCGATCCTTGGGGCTCCGCTGCGTGGGGTCGAGGTCTCACTCGGCGGCAGCGCCTACCGGGCCACGACCGACTCTGCGGGCGTCTACCAGATCGAGACGACGACGCAGGGCAGCTTCCTGATCACCACCTCGCATCCGCGTTTCGCGTCGCTCGGCATCGAGCCCAAAGGGGCGGCCTCGCTGACCCGAGGCCGCACCGCGACGGCCAACATTGCCACGCCTTCGGCCGCGACGCTGCTGCGGTCATGCGCGGCAACCACGATCGACTCGACCTCGAAGACGATGCTGACCGGCGTGGTCCGGGACAGTGCCGGCGCCGGAGTGCCGGGCACCCGGCTCGATCTCTCCTGGGGCGCCAATGCCGCGCGTCGCCTGATTGTGCGGACGGACGGCGAGGGGCGCTACCGGGTCTGCGGCTTGCCGGCCGACGGCGACATCTGGCTCAGAGGACCTGCTCCGCAGATGGCAACGCCGCACTGGATCTCGCTGCGGGAGGGCAGCGTGGCAGCGCACGACGTGATCCTGCGCCACCCTGCCGACGACGCCGAAGGTCGCCCGGTGCAGGTCGTGGTTCAGGCCGATAACGCACCCGTCGCCGAGGCGCTGGTGAGATTGCATCCGCTGGGCGACACGGTGCGAACCGACCGGGAGGGCCGAGCGACACTCGGGCAGGTGCTTCCAGGTCGGTACCTCGTCGACGTGCGCGCTCTCGGCTATCAGATTGCCACCGCGCCGGTCGAGGTGGACGGCAGCAGGGGCGCGGATGTCAGTGTTGGCCTCGAACGGGTTGCGCAGCACTTGGCCGGCGTCGAGGCCAGAGCAGCAGCGCCCTCGGTACGGACCTCGGTGCGCATGGCTGAACTCGAGATGCGGCGCCGGTCGGGCTCGGGGCGGTTCATCATGCGGGAGGAACTGGCCCGGCGCCCCGAGTCACGACTCACGGACGTGCTGCGGCGGCTGCCCGGAGTCCGATTCGTTCTCTTGCCGCTTCCGTGTACTGGTTATGCGCCTGCGTCGATGCGTCGCGGCATTGGCGAGCTGCCCGTGCCCTGCCAGATCAATGACCCACCGACTGCTGCGCACGTCAAGGCTTGTCTGATGTCCATCTACGTCGACGGGATGCCCTTCTGGCGTCGCGGTGACGGCGACCTTCCCAATCTCGACGACTTTCACCTGCAGACGGTCGAGGCCGTCGAGGTTTATGCCGGCTCCGCGGCGGTGCCTGCCGAGTTCAGCGGGGTCGGGTCGGAGTGCGGCGTCATCGCGATCTGGGTGCGGTAA
- a CDS encoding SDR family NAD(P)-dependent oxidoreductase gives MPYSSPFRRFVSLLLVLVAAIGSTVQAQSARPAPGQQVILVTGATSGLGREVALRLAARGAHVILHGRDSARGAEVLAEIQAAGKGSARFYAADLSVTAAVRRFGETILADYDRLDVLINNAGIGTAPDEREVTADGYESRFQVNYLSGYLLTRTLLPRLLASAPSRIVNVSSLSAAPIDFDDVMIEREFTGRRAYGQSKLAQIMYTIDLAAELEGKGVTVNALHPATLMPTGMVARGGFAPRSTVDDGARAVLQLVLEDVGTGKFYNSMELGKAHPQAYDAEARAKLKQVSDRLTGLAGH, from the coding sequence ATGCCATACTCCAGCCCGTTTCGTCGCTTCGTCTCGCTCCTGTTGGTTCTCGTCGCCGCCATCGGCTCCACCGTCCAGGCGCAGTCGGCGCGGCCGGCGCCAGGCCAGCAGGTCATCCTGGTTACCGGGGCAACCAGTGGCCTGGGCCGGGAGGTGGCGCTCCGGCTCGCTGCTCGTGGAGCCCACGTCATCCTCCACGGCCGCGATTCGGCACGTGGCGCCGAGGTGCTGGCGGAAATCCAGGCGGCGGGCAAGGGCAGCGCCCGGTTCTACGCTGCGGACCTGTCGGTTACTGCTGCGGTGCGTCGCTTCGGCGAGACGATCCTCGCGGATTACGACCGTCTCGACGTGCTGATCAACAACGCCGGAATCGGCACCGCCCCCGACGAGCGGGAGGTGACGGCGGACGGCTATGAGTCGCGCTTCCAGGTCAACTATCTCTCCGGGTATCTGCTGACTCGGACTCTGTTGCCGCGCCTGCTGGCGAGTGCGCCCTCCCGCATCGTCAACGTCTCCTCGCTCTCGGCCGCGCCGATCGACTTCGACGATGTGATGATCGAGCGGGAGTTCACGGGTCGGCGCGCCTACGGTCAGAGCAAGCTGGCCCAGATCATGTACACCATCGATCTCGCGGCTGAGCTGGAAGGCAAGGGCGTGACCGTCAACGCGCTGCACCCAGCCACGCTGATGCCTACCGGGATGGTAGCCCGGGGAGGCTTCGCGCCTCGATCGACGGTCGATGACGGGGCTCGCGCCGTACTGCAGCTGGTGCTCGAGGACGTCGGGACCGGGAAGTTTTACAACAGCATGGAACTCGGCAAAGCGCACCCGCAGGCGTACGACGCCGAGGCGCGTGCGAAACTCAAGCAGGTCAGCGACCGGCTGACGGGGCTCGCCGGACACTGA